Proteins encoded in a region of the Anopheles ziemanni chromosome 2, idAnoZiCoDA_A2_x.2, whole genome shotgun sequence genome:
- the LOC131282566 gene encoding lateral signaling target protein 2 homolog isoform X1 translates to MQSHGHNIMTRIRTHSSSLESYSTTEILAASSSTALESSIMDPSDALVGTSDRDTGMADVEGSSPIHHNHHHHHHHPVTMALMNGVTITVTSNGSNNNNNIADEDDDKCPTDKDGSDLRAIDFASATNHHSESQESVLDFDGSAVDDDNDGHGSGMMVDSMEVAEIAINSSNSNSSSGSSSSNSSSSSSNSSNSSSASSNSEKPSNQQPQPTEVEGEATAAAAEEEQDDEEEEEDDDEEEDEDDARGEDDGEDRQEAAEVANGGADESTSDDKIMRTADDPLLQETINALMNGTGGIEVVKLESTPAASAVASVIAAVVAGTEMATERTVANDELETDRNYQCTYCGKLFTRSNTLSYHLKVHTGERPFKCKHCSKAFREQYRLMKHIKTHAKCRNRRMERTKEVQRVSNGREHLHRKASVSSLVHPMMGGNSLASAEEDCATGDSDRFFKHYDLPDGAAAMKLEPDISLTEEGMSEVHDPDAMLTEEVEVMDEGQMACGMEETIGDPGVTLTADASDIRHQIIEERIKSLQREVHLVNQNLNRVESKVDGLTRIISLLIEKFEEDVDPAQRLATNGSQTIPAEDASIVPVTSLTVVAQQATPSTAITAPSSTSSLQPKTLLLSSTPAQQNSVNQQQTTVYTHVATVGQPTQLQQTVVPLKESRSGNTQYYQFTEPAIAHSKTTATSAPTSVTVTPSPSPTPPPSSVQSQPFTIAHSGGHSITGVMNGNQLLDAFPEIPELPIRTVSDFLDLNDHCTDNEQFLLQMMIRLHQEIHNSQPFQRNIKRMMEALVTYEVLCQFSWSGKSAINGQYTKYVFGNSLGIIDLLTKTLNLGKSAEEAEANQKPIFAAIQSFIKHSRQNMIRDSRKRRDPMRGGAGGAGDTGGGGDGGSSGGAITFHLNGSDRFQTKLIKSEHSAHQQQELVNPQF, encoded by the exons ATGCAAAGTCACGGACATAATATTATGACACGGATTCGCACACACAGCAGCAGCTTGGAGTCGTACAGCACAACCGAAATATTGGCAGCATCCTCTTCGACAGCGCTGGAAAGTTCCATTATGGACCCGTCGGATGCATTGGTAGGCACCAGTGATCGCGACACAGGGATGGCAGACGTGGAGGGCTCTTCCCCTATCcatcacaaccaccaccatcaccatcatcatccggtGACGATGGCACTGATGAACGGAGTTACCATCACCGTGACCAGCAACGGtagcaataacaacaacaatattGCCGACGAGGATGATGATAAGTGTCCCACTGATAAGGACGGGAGCGATTTGCGTGCTATTGATTTTGCCAGCGCAACGAACCATCACTCGGAGTCGCAGGAATCCGTGCTGGACTTTGATGGCTCCGCAGTGGACGATGATAACGATGGCCACGGTAGTGGCATGATGGTGGATTCGATGGAGGTAGCCGAAATTGCCATTAACagtagcaacagcaacagtagtagtggtagtagtagcagcaacagcagcagcagcagctcgaacAGCAGCAATAGTTCCAGTGCAAGCAGTAATTCGGAAAAACCCTCCAACCAGCAGCCACAACCGACGGAGGTTGAGGGAGAAGCAACAGCGGCAGCAGCTGAGGAAGAAcaggacgacgaggaggaggaggaggacgatgatgaggaagaagatgaagatgatgcGCGCGGGGAGGACGATGGGGAAGACAGACAAGAGGCGGCCGAAGTGGCCAACGGTGGGGCGGACGAGTCAACGAGCGATGACAAGATCATGCGCACGGCTGACGATCCACTGCTGCAGGAAACGATAAATGCGCTTATGAACGGAACCGGGGGAATAGAGGTTGTAAAACTTGAAAGTACTCCTGCCGCCTCGGCAGTGGCGTCTGTAATTGCAGCTGTAGTAGCTGGCACCGAAATGGCCACCGAACGTACGGTTGCTAATGACGAGCTGGAAACGGATCGTAACTACCAGTGCACGTACTGCGGCAAGTTGTTTACACGTTCGAACACCCTCTCCTACCACCTGAAGGTGCACACGGGCGAGCGACCATTCAAATGCAAGCACTGCTCGAAGGCCTTCCGCGAACAGTACCGGCTGATGAAGCACATAAAAACGCACGCCAAGTGTCGCAACAGGCGAATGGAGCGGACGAAAGAGGTGCAGCGCGTATCCAACGGAAGGGAACATCTGCATCGGAAGGCATCGGTGTCGTCACTGGTACATCCGATGATGGGCGGAAACAGTCTCGCGTCGGCGGAGGAAGATTGTGCCACCGGAGATAGTGACCGATTTTTCAAGCACTACGATCTTCCCGACGGCGCGGCAGCGATGAAGCTCGAACCGGACATTTCCCTCACCGAGGAGGGTATGTCCGAGGTACACGATCCCGATGCAATGCTGACCGAGGAGGTCGAGGTGATGGACGAAGGGCAAATGGCGTGCGGGATGGAAGAGACGATCGGCGATCCGGGCGTTACGCTGACGGCGGATGCCAGCGATATTCGCCATCAGATCATCGAGGAGCGGATCAAATCGCTCCAGCGTGAGGTGCATCTGGTCAATCAAAACCTCAACCGCGTCGAGTCGAAGGTGGACGGACTGACGAGGATCATTTCGCTGCTGATCGAAAAGTTCGAGGAAGACGTCGATCCGGCACAACGACTAGCAACAAACGGTTCGCAAACGATCCCAGCCGAGGACGCATCGATCGTTCCCGTGACCTCACTCACCGTCGTCGCACAACAGGCCACTCCGTCAACGGCCATTACAGCGCCATCTTCCACATCTTCCTTGCAACCGAAAACACTTCTACTCAGTTCGACCCCGGCACAACAGAACTCCGTGAACCAACAGCAGACCACCGTCTACACCCACGTGGCGACCGTAGGACAACCCACGCAACTGCAACAAACGGTCGTGCCATTAAAGGAATCGCGCTCCGGCAACACACAATACTATCAGTTCACTGAACCGGCCATAGCTCATTCCAAGACGACGGCGACTTCTGCACCAACATCCGTCACGGTCACACCATCCCCATCACCAACCCCTCCACCGAGTTCGGTACAAAGCCAGCCATTTACTATTGCCCACTCCGGCGGTCACAGCATTACCGGTGTGATGAACGGCAATCAACTGCTCGATGCATTCCCCGAAATCCCGGAACTACCGATCAGGACCGTGAGCGACTTTCTCGATCTAAACGACCACTGCACCGACAACGAGCAGTTCCTGCTCCAGATG ATGATAAGGTTACACCAGGAAATACACAACTCACAGCCATTCCAACGCAACATCAAGCGAATGATGGAAGCACTCGTCACCTACGAGGTCCTTTGTCAGTTCAGTTGGAGTGGAAAATCGGCCATTAATGGAC AGTATACCAAGTACGTGTTTGGGAACAGTTTGGGCATAATCGATTTGCTGACGAAAACACTCAACCTGGGCAAAAGCGCCGAGGAAGCGGAAGCGAACCAGAAGCCCATTTTCGCCGCCATCCAGAGCTTCATCAAACACTCCCGCCAGAACATGATCCGCGACAGCCGGAAGCGTCGTGATCCGATGCGCGGTGGAGCAGGCGGTGCCGGTGACACGGGTGGCGGTGGGGACGGGGGCAGTAGCGGCGGTGCCATAACGTTTCACCTGAACGGAAGCGATAGGTTTCAGACTAAGTTGATCAAATCGGAACATTCGGCTCACCAGCAGCAGGAATTGGTGAACCCCCAGTTTTAA
- the LOC131282566 gene encoding lateral signaling target protein 2 homolog isoform X2: MQSHGHNIMTRIRTHSSSLESYSTTEILAASSSTALESSIMDPSDALVGTSDRDTGMADVEGSSPIHHNHHHHHHHPVTMALMNGVTITVTSNGSNNNNNIADEDDDKCPTDKDGSDLRAIDFASATNHHSESQESVLDFDGSAVDDDNDGHGSGMMVDSMEVAEIAINSSNSNSSSGSSSSNSSSSSSNSSNSSSASSNSEKPSNQQPQPTEVEGEATAAAAEEEQDDEEEEEDDDEEEDEDDARGEDDGEDRQEAAEVANGGADESTSDDKIMRTADDPLLQETINALMNGTGGIEVVKLESTPAASALETDRNYQCTYCGKLFTRSNTLSYHLKVHTGERPFKCKHCSKAFREQYRLMKHIKTHAKCRNRRMERTKEASVSSLVHPMMGGNSLASAEEDCATGDSDRFFKHYDLPDGAAAMKLEPDISLTEEETIGDPGVTLTADASDIRHQIIEERIKSLQREVHLVNQNLNRVESKVDGLTRIISLLIEKFEEDVDPAQRLATNGSQTIPAEDASIVPVTSLTVVAQQATPSTAITAPSSTSSLQPKTLLLSSTPAQQNSVNQQQTTVYTHVATVGQPTQLQQTVVPLKESRSGNTQYYQFTEPAIAHSKTTATSAPTSVTVTPSPSPTPPPSSVQSQPFTIAHSGGHSITGVMNGNQLLDAFPEIPELPIRTVSDFLDLNDHCTDNEQFLLQMMIRLHQEIHNSQPFQRNIKRMMEALVTYEVLCQFSWSGKSAINGQYTKYVFGNSLGIIDLLTKTLNLGKSAEEAEANQKPIFAAIQSFIKHSRQNMIRDSRKRRDPMRGGAGGAGDTGGGGDGGSSGGAITFHLNGSDRFQTKLIKSEHSAHQQQELVNPQF, translated from the exons ATGCAAAGTCACGGACATAATATTATGACACGGATTCGCACACACAGCAGCAGCTTGGAGTCGTACAGCACAACCGAAATATTGGCAGCATCCTCTTCGACAGCGCTGGAAAGTTCCATTATGGACCCGTCGGATGCATTGGTAGGCACCAGTGATCGCGACACAGGGATGGCAGACGTGGAGGGCTCTTCCCCTATCcatcacaaccaccaccatcaccatcatcatccggtGACGATGGCACTGATGAACGGAGTTACCATCACCGTGACCAGCAACGGtagcaataacaacaacaatattGCCGACGAGGATGATGATAAGTGTCCCACTGATAAGGACGGGAGCGATTTGCGTGCTATTGATTTTGCCAGCGCAACGAACCATCACTCGGAGTCGCAGGAATCCGTGCTGGACTTTGATGGCTCCGCAGTGGACGATGATAACGATGGCCACGGTAGTGGCATGATGGTGGATTCGATGGAGGTAGCCGAAATTGCCATTAACagtagcaacagcaacagtagtagtggtagtagtagcagcaacagcagcagcagcagctcgaacAGCAGCAATAGTTCCAGTGCAAGCAGTAATTCGGAAAAACCCTCCAACCAGCAGCCACAACCGACGGAGGTTGAGGGAGAAGCAACAGCGGCAGCAGCTGAGGAAGAAcaggacgacgaggaggaggaggaggacgatgatgaggaagaagatgaagatgatgcGCGCGGGGAGGACGATGGGGAAGACAGACAAGAGGCGGCCGAAGTGGCCAACGGTGGGGCGGACGAGTCAACGAGCGATGACAAGATCATGCGCACGGCTGACGATCCACTGCTGCAGGAAACGATAAATGCGCTTATGAACGGAACCGGGGGAATAGAGGTTGTAAAACTTGAAAGTACTCCTGCCGCCTCGGCA CTGGAAACGGATCGTAACTACCAGTGCACGTACTGCGGCAAGTTGTTTACACGTTCGAACACCCTCTCCTACCACCTGAAGGTGCACACGGGCGAGCGACCATTCAAATGCAAGCACTGCTCGAAGGCCTTCCGCGAACAGTACCGGCTGATGAAGCACATAAAAACGCACGCCAAGTGTCGCAACAGGCGAATGGAGCGGACGAAAGAG GCATCGGTGTCGTCACTGGTACATCCGATGATGGGCGGAAACAGTCTCGCGTCGGCGGAGGAAGATTGTGCCACCGGAGATAGTGACCGATTTTTCAAGCACTACGATCTTCCCGACGGCGCGGCAGCGATGAAGCTCGAACCGGACATTTCCCTCACCGAGGAGG AGACGATCGGCGATCCGGGCGTTACGCTGACGGCGGATGCCAGCGATATTCGCCATCAGATCATCGAGGAGCGGATCAAATCGCTCCAGCGTGAGGTGCATCTGGTCAATCAAAACCTCAACCGCGTCGAGTCGAAGGTGGACGGACTGACGAGGATCATTTCGCTGCTGATCGAAAAGTTCGAGGAAGACGTCGATCCGGCACAACGACTAGCAACAAACGGTTCGCAAACGATCCCAGCCGAGGACGCATCGATCGTTCCCGTGACCTCACTCACCGTCGTCGCACAACAGGCCACTCCGTCAACGGCCATTACAGCGCCATCTTCCACATCTTCCTTGCAACCGAAAACACTTCTACTCAGTTCGACCCCGGCACAACAGAACTCCGTGAACCAACAGCAGACCACCGTCTACACCCACGTGGCGACCGTAGGACAACCCACGCAACTGCAACAAACGGTCGTGCCATTAAAGGAATCGCGCTCCGGCAACACACAATACTATCAGTTCACTGAACCGGCCATAGCTCATTCCAAGACGACGGCGACTTCTGCACCAACATCCGTCACGGTCACACCATCCCCATCACCAACCCCTCCACCGAGTTCGGTACAAAGCCAGCCATTTACTATTGCCCACTCCGGCGGTCACAGCATTACCGGTGTGATGAACGGCAATCAACTGCTCGATGCATTCCCCGAAATCCCGGAACTACCGATCAGGACCGTGAGCGACTTTCTCGATCTAAACGACCACTGCACCGACAACGAGCAGTTCCTGCTCCAGATG ATGATAAGGTTACACCAGGAAATACACAACTCACAGCCATTCCAACGCAACATCAAGCGAATGATGGAAGCACTCGTCACCTACGAGGTCCTTTGTCAGTTCAGTTGGAGTGGAAAATCGGCCATTAATGGAC AGTATACCAAGTACGTGTTTGGGAACAGTTTGGGCATAATCGATTTGCTGACGAAAACACTCAACCTGGGCAAAAGCGCCGAGGAAGCGGAAGCGAACCAGAAGCCCATTTTCGCCGCCATCCAGAGCTTCATCAAACACTCCCGCCAGAACATGATCCGCGACAGCCGGAAGCGTCGTGATCCGATGCGCGGTGGAGCAGGCGGTGCCGGTGACACGGGTGGCGGTGGGGACGGGGGCAGTAGCGGCGGTGCCATAACGTTTCACCTGAACGGAAGCGATAGGTTTCAGACTAAGTTGATCAAATCGGAACATTCGGCTCACCAGCAGCAGGAATTGGTGAACCCCCAGTTTTAA
- the LOC131293915 gene encoding enhanced level of genomic instability 1: MMAPAVSSKTESIVSSSSSSSVSSLSSASGNTLSTLSKVELDRLIAENMTSVLKSLKKRKHAKKHARIRQAAAAVEAATVDEGADTMSGKEENQSKQKEKVAKSQKKELNIVRCRVSPRKNNQTNDDSKTKPQKESLKELQPKTKELEGTDQGNLDPHDGSLPPPVGEKNGKENKTINAFQLMMGARSKAIGSNSPGRELDVATDTSSNLQIARQEKAKRKLQLQQWAERKGSGKRKIQEDAEGEYIDHQLKKRAKRMKKLISNMAAEEEDETKEGEEVEAVLESTKNGRATPEVSVVRKQSNNPVTMGPARRSSQSKKPKDHPLESESDGKKRASKVVEKENTAVIDIEDSSNDEFLKHLSSPRKKKDSLLGYFNKVSPVEGKKDISPATGSRRSAKPRTENGESSQANTAPPETPPSELSTRPRRSCANRIKDYASFERFSPEKEKQQKPAASNKKVIVTPLKIINVQSPSAMQVVRSPSLRMFSSGDGQSAGTNGTNGDTSTTEWPTTPKSVKLAPVFSRATVSSKQQPVIDPEKARARQLFLMSGIPEKMRQEMEKRAAYEEHVLNESPVFPLVSHVTQLEDRSDQDAGVRSRDLGRSCIRVRPAQPDSPATSKGTKSRKIRYGLFTGCSVDDYEEALIKCIELNDLETDTAFDYDLPEIEHVKEIVRDYKQRYQHFPVFKCYKQFRTIYQDYHKKNSSSSLLDESIEIIEPCFHCRNGELLFTEKYKPQNTEQILVNYVPATLLKRFLSPWQDESAGGSRRTGGALNGDHDGNDVDFEHSNGSSSSFGGAGELCNHVVLVGPPGSGKTCNVYAVAKEMNFNVLEINASSRRKGKIILQELLEATQSHLVRQKTERSNSLDGLLVSRQKVTAVGKKGGLLNGGFSCLERRPSFSETNGNGSKKLSLILIEDADIVFEQDDGFLGAINQLVATSKRPIVLTTTNPSCPHMARYMARNNVIRYIAPGIANVAKFLSLLALVERIPIDQHDLGRLYAHNRKDMRKTLNELQFFIQSGGDMTRFLTGNVRADDSSYGHELSDEASDGELNETRSEELVDQQVDDETGSFQPAKRAGGKKVGKSVSTAAKPPVQHTTLYQLFTRNQNEEMLLRLPLEFDTLWCNMELVLREVPRLIGQAAGTPVSKAKKRTSPPKRPRRRDTIGAQVAGPTVLPPDVVWFEDLSFLYENISRAETGWGVTRRNRVRYGRDLQDEQQQQQLANEIGHALVEGSWIDWFNRARNDGTKATKGNCKEEGGSGAGAAAKSYDCLRKLEHEQRQTIASYIGVNGVRSRVTTCDYEPMLRQICRTERDRSAQERRGSRFYHYLRNFNTCNINTGSTFLNAASGLSTPGGTFSVDHFDALSHRFEEHQLHKEGTEELNRKN, from the exons ATGATGGCACCGGCAGTGAGCAGCAAGACAGAATCCATTGTGTCGTCATCATCTTCCTCGTCGGTTTCGTCGCTATCGTCTGCTTCGGGAAACACCTTATCGACGCTCTCGAAAGTGGAGCTGGATCGGTTGATTGCGGAGAACATGACTTCGGTGCTGAAATCGTTGAAGAAACGTAAGCACGCAAAAAAACACGCCCGCATTCGACAAGCGGCCGCGGCAGTGGAAGCTGCAACAGTTGACGAGGGGGCGGATACAATGAgcgggaaggaagaaaaccaaTCGAAGCAGAAGGAAAAGGTTGCTAAGAGTcagaaaaaag AATTGAATATCGTCAGATGTCGTGTATCGCccagaaaaaacaaccagacTAATGAtgattccaaaacaaaacctcaGAAGGAAAGCTTAAAGGAACTACAGCCTAAAACGAAAGAACTCGAAGGCACCGACCAGGGCAACTTAGACCCTCACGATGGGAGTCTTCCGCCACCGGTCGGCGAAAAGAATGGCAAAGAGAACAAAACCATCAATGCCTTCCAGCTCATGATGGGTGCGCGATCGAAAGCCATCGGTTCGAACTCGCCCGGCAGGGAGCTGGATGTGGCTACCGATACAAGCTCTAATCTGCAGATCGCCCGCCAGGAAAAGGCTAAACGAAAGCTACAGCTGCAACAATGGGCCGAGCGTAAGGGTTCCGGTAAACGGAAGATACAAGAGGATGCCGAAGGTGAATACATCGATCATCAGTTGAAAAAGCGAgcgaaaagaatgaaaaaattgatCAGCAACATGGCCGCGGAGGAGGAAGATGAGACGAAAGAGGGGGAGGAGGTCGAAGCGGTCCTTGAAAGCACTAAAAATGGCCGTGCTACACCGGAAGTCTCTGTTGTGAGAAAGCAAAGCAACAATCCTGTGACCATGGGGCCAGCAAGGCGATCGTCGCAGTCGAAAAAACCTAAAGACCATCCTTTGGAAAGTGAAAGTGACGGCAAAAAAAGGGCTTCcaaagtggtggaaaaagaaaacactgcGGTCATAGACATTGAGGATTCATCTAACGATGAGTTTCTCAAGCATCTGTCATCTCCGAGGAAAAAGAAGGACAGTCTCCTCGGGTATTTTAACAAGGTGTCCCCggttgaagggaaaaaagacATTTCGCCAGCTACAGGCTCCCGGAGGAGCGCCAAACCGAGAACCGAAAATGGTGAATCATCGCAGGCCAATACGGCGCCCCCGGAGACGCCACCCTCGGAACTCTCCACCCGTCCACGACGATCGTGTGCGAACCGAATCAAAGATTACGCCTCTTTTGAACGCTTTAGTCCGGAAAAGGAGAAGCAACAAAAGCCAGCAGCATCGAACAAGAAGGTGATCGTCACTCCGCTGAAGATCATCAATGTCCAGTCGCCTAGCGCGATGCAGGTGGTCCGAAGCCCGTCGCTAAGGATGTTTTCCTCCGGTGACGGTCAGTCGGCTGGTACAAACGGAACGAACGGCGATACATCGACGACCGAGTGGCCAACCACACCGAAGAGTGTGAAATTGGCTCCAGTGTTCTCGAGAGCCACGGTCAGCAGTAAGCAGCAACCGGTAATCGATCCAGAAAAGGCACGTGCTCGCCAACTCTTTCTGATGTCCGGCATTCCGGAGAAGATGCGCCAAGAGATGGAGAAACGTGCCGCCTATGAAGAGCACGTGCTGAATGAGTCCCCAGTTTTCCCGCTCGTCAGCCACGTCACTCAGTTGGAGGACCGTTCGGACCAGGATGCAGGTGTGAGATCGAGAGATTTGGGCCGAAGTTGTATAAGAGTGCGCCCGGCACAACCCGATTCGCCGGCAACGAGCAAGGGAACGAAGAGTCGAAAGATTCGGTACGGACTGTTCACCGGTTGCAGTGTGGACGATTATGAGGAAGCGCTGATCAAGTGCATCGAGCTGAATGACCTCGAGACCGACACCGCGTTCGATTACGACCTTCCGGAGATTGAACACGTAAAGGAAATCGTGCGCGATTACAAACAGCGCTACCAACATTTTCCGGTGTTCAAGTGCTACAAACAGTTCCGTACGATCTACCAGGACTACCA CAAGAAAAACTCGTCCTCCAGCTTGCTGGACGAGAGTATAGAAATAATCGAACCGTGCTTTCACTGCCGTAACGGAGAACTGCTGTTCACGGAAAAGTATAAACCTCAAAACACGGAACAGATACTGGTTAACTACGTGCCGGCAACGCTGCTGAAGCGATTCCTGTCGCCTTGGCAAGACGAAAGTGCTGGCGGATCGCGACGTACTGGTGGCGCGTTGAACGGCGATCACGACGGAAACGATGTCGATTTTGAGCATTCAAATGGAAGCTCCTCTTCGTTCGGTGGAGCCGGCGAATTGTGTAATCACGTGGTATTGGTCGGTCCACCCGGTAGCGGTAAGACCTGCAATGTGTACGCGGTGGCGAAGGAGATGAACTTTAATGTGCTCGAAATCAACGCCAGCAGCCGGCGGAAGGGGAAGATTATCCTCCAGGAACTGTTGGAGGCCACCCAGAGCCATCTGGTGCGCCAGAAGACGGAACGTTCGAACTCACTCGACGGTTTGCTGGTGTCCCGTCAGAAGGTCACCGCGGTTGGCAAAAAAGGTGGCCTTTTGAACGGTGGTTTCAGCTGCCTCGAACGACGACCATCGTTTAGCGAGACGAATGGCAACGGGTCGAAGAAACTTTCGCTCATACTGATCGAGGACGCGGACATCGTGTTCGAGCAGGACGATGGGTTCCTGGGAGCGATCAATCAACTCGTTGCCACCTCGAAGCGCCCGATCGTGCTGACGACGACAAATCCATCCTGCCCGCACATGGCCCGCTATATGGCGCGCAACAACGTGATCCGATACATCGCACCGGGCATCGCGAACGTGGCAAAGTTCCTCTCGCTTCTGGCGCTCGTCGAGCGGATACCGATCGATCAGCACGACCTCGGACGGCTGTACGCACACAACCGGAAAGATATGCGGAAAACACTGAACGAGCTACAATTTTTCATCCAGAGCGGGGGCGATATGACCCGGTTTCTCACTGGCAACGTGCGGGCAGACGATTCTTCGTACGGCCACGAGCTAAGTGATGAAGCGTCCGATGGGGAGTTGAATGAAACGAGATCGGAAGAGTTGGTCGACCAACAGGTCGACGACGAAACGGGTTCATTTCAACCGGCAAAACGtgcgggtggaaaaaaggttggaaaaagtgtgtCCACTGCCGCGAAACCACCGGTCCAACACACAACACTCTACCAGCTGTTTACGCGCAATCAAAACGAAGAAATGCTCCTTCGGCTTCCGCTCGAATTCGATACGCTTTGGTGTAACATGGAGTTGGTGCTACGGGAGGTGCCGAGGCTGATTGGCCAGGCGGCCGGTACACCCGTGAGCAAAGCGAAGAAAAGGACAAGCCCACCGAAACGGCCCCGACGACGCGATACCATCGGTGCTCAGGTGGCCGGTCCGACCGTTCTTCCGCCGGATGTTGTGTGGTTCGAAGATTTAAGCTTTCTGTACGAAAACATTAGCAGGGCGGAGACGGGCTGGGGCGTCACGCGGCGGAACCGTGTGCGGTATGGCCGTGATCTGCAGGacgagcaacagcagcagcagttggcCAACGAGATCGGACACGCGCTAGTCGagggctcatggatcgattgGTTCAATCGCGCCCGGAACGATGGAACAAAGGCCACGAAGGGAAACTGCAAGGAAGAAGGCGGTAGTGGTGCTGGTGCGGCGGCTAAGTCGTACGACTGTCTTCGGAAGCTAGAACATGAGCAAAG GCAAACGATAGCATCCTACATCGGTGTGAACGGCGTTCGATCGCGAGTGACCACCTGCGACTATGAACCCATGCTACGCCAAATCTGTCGCACCGAGCGCGACCGATCGGCGCAGGAAAGGCGCGGCAGCCGGTTCTATCATTATCTGCGTAATTTCAACACCTGCAACATTAACACGGGTAGCACTTTCTTGAACGCAGCTTCAGGACTTTCGACTCCAGGTGGGACCTTCAGTGTGGATCATTTCGATGCGCTAAGCCATCGATTCGAAGAACATCAGCTACACAAAGAGGGGACGGAGGAGCTAAACAGGAAGAATTAA